The proteins below are encoded in one region of Rhizobium sp. 9140:
- the uraH gene encoding hydroxyisourate hydrolase, whose translation MTATGRLTTHVLDAALGRPAAGMQVALFHIEGEARTLLKIVATNSDGRVDAPLLEGEALVRGTYELVFHAGDYLKASGTSLSDPPFLDIIPLRFGIADPAAHYHVPLLLSPYSYSTYRGS comes from the coding sequence ATGACCGCCACCGGCCGCTTGACCACCCATGTTCTCGATGCGGCGCTGGGCCGGCCGGCCGCCGGCATGCAGGTCGCGCTTTTCCACATCGAAGGCGAGGCGCGGACGCTCTTGAAGATCGTGGCGACGAACAGTGACGGACGGGTGGACGCGCCGCTTCTCGAGGGCGAGGCCCTTGTGCGCGGGACCTATGAACTCGTCTTCCACGCCGGTGACTATCTCAAAGCGAGCGGAACGTCGCTCTCCGATCCGCCGTTTCTCGACATCATTCCTCTGCGCTTCGGCATTGCCGACCCAGCGGCGCATTACCATGTGCCGCTGCTGCTTTCGCCCTACAGCTACTCGACCTATCGCGGAAGCTGA
- a CDS encoding ureidoglycolate lyase, whose translation MSGLVLPIEPLTTEAFAPFGSVIEADPATMRLINGGTTERFHALARAEAAGEDARVVINIFRGQPRLFPYAVDMMERHPWGSQSFVPLDNRSWLAVVAEDEGGLPGRPRVFACSGRQGVQYGRNVWHHPLIAVGAVSDFLVVDREGGEHNLEEVFFETAFTIAASSIS comes from the coding sequence ATGAGCGGGCTCGTCCTGCCCATCGAGCCGCTGACAACGGAGGCCTTCGCGCCTTTCGGCAGTGTCATCGAGGCCGATCCCGCAACGATGCGGCTCATCAATGGCGGCACGACGGAGCGGTTTCATGCGCTCGCAAGGGCCGAAGCTGCCGGCGAGGACGCGCGCGTCGTCATCAACATCTTCCGAGGACAGCCACGGCTGTTTCCCTATGCCGTCGATATGATGGAGCGGCACCCCTGGGGCTCGCAGAGCTTCGTTCCGCTCGATAACCGGTCCTGGCTGGCGGTCGTGGCGGAAGACGAGGGCGGGTTGCCCGGTCGTCCGCGCGTGTTTGCCTGCTCGGGGCGTCAGGGTGTGCAGTACGGCCGCAATGTCTGGCACCACCCGCTGATCGCCGTCGGCGCGGTCAGCGATTTTCTGGTGGTCGATCGCGAGGGCGGCGAGCATAATCTGGAAGAGGTCTTTTTCGAGACCGCTTTTACGATCGCAGCATCTTCGATTTCCTGA
- the uraD gene encoding 2-oxo-4-hydroxy-4-carboxy-5-ureidoimidazoline decarboxylase, whose amino-acid sequence MSIAKDSAEGQAFIGRFGGIFEHSPWVAEEALEGLPDGPPTASTVHTAMVRAFRAASDERRLQVLRAHPDLAGRLAIAGDLTADSKAEQASAGLDRLTPEEHERFTTCNAIYTDKFGFPFIIAVRGKTKEDILAAFEARLDNTPDEEFATATAEVETIARLRLDALLPGSAA is encoded by the coding sequence ATGAGCATTGCGAAGGACAGCGCCGAGGGCCAGGCGTTTATCGGCCGGTTCGGAGGTATCTTCGAGCATTCCCCATGGGTCGCCGAAGAGGCACTCGAAGGGTTGCCGGACGGGCCGCCGACGGCCTCAACCGTGCATACGGCGATGGTGAGGGCTTTCCGGGCCGCCTCGGACGAGAGGCGGCTTCAGGTCCTGCGCGCGCATCCCGATCTGGCCGGCCGTCTGGCCATTGCCGGCGACCTGACAGCCGACAGCAAGGCTGAACAGGCCTCGGCCGGTCTCGATCGTTTGACGCCGGAGGAGCATGAGCGCTTCACCACCTGCAACGCGATCTATACCGACAAGTTCGGCTTTCCCTTCATCATCGCCGTGCGCGGCAAGACGAAGGAGGATATTCTCGCGGCGTTCGAGGCGCGTCTGGACAATACGCCGGACGAGGAATTCGCGACAGCCACCGCCGAGGTGGAGACGATCGCGCGGCTGCGGCTCGACGCTCTTCTTCCGGGATCGGCCGCATGA
- the puuE gene encoding allantoinase PuuE encodes MDFSTPRDLVGYGRHLPEVQWPGEARIAVQFVVNYEEGGESTIMDGEKASESLLSEIVGAQPWPGQRNLNMESIYEYGSRAGFWRLWRLFTSRNVPVTVYGVTLAMARNPDAVAAMKEADWEIASHGYRWLEYKDFTEEEERRHITDAVRLHTELTGSHPLGLYQGKPSDNTLKLVIEEGGFLYSSDSYADELPYWVPGKTPETPHLIIPYTLDANDMRFATPQGFNSGDQFFTYLKDTFDVLYEEGAEGSPKMMNIGLHCRLVGRPGRAAALARFVDYVLSKDKVWIAKRIDIAHHWHAHHKPEAGL; translated from the coding sequence ATGGATTTTTCGACACCGCGCGATCTCGTCGGCTACGGCCGTCATCTGCCGGAGGTTCAATGGCCCGGCGAGGCCAGGATCGCCGTTCAATTCGTCGTCAACTACGAGGAAGGCGGCGAGAGCACGATCATGGACGGCGAGAAGGCCTCCGAATCGCTGCTGTCGGAGATCGTCGGCGCGCAGCCCTGGCCCGGGCAGCGCAATCTGAACATGGAATCGATCTATGAATACGGCTCGCGCGCGGGCTTCTGGCGGCTGTGGCGCCTGTTCACAAGCCGCAACGTGCCGGTAACGGTCTATGGTGTGACGCTGGCGATGGCGCGTAACCCGGACGCGGTTGCCGCCATGAAGGAAGCCGACTGGGAAATTGCCAGCCACGGTTATCGCTGGCTGGAATACAAGGACTTTACCGAGGAGGAGGAGCGCCGCCACATCACGGATGCGGTGCGGCTGCACACGGAACTCACCGGCTCGCATCCGCTCGGTCTCTATCAGGGCAAGCCTTCCGACAACACGCTGAAGCTGGTCATCGAGGAAGGCGGCTTCCTCTATTCCTCTGACAGCTATGCCGACGAGTTGCCCTATTGGGTGCCCGGCAAGACGCCGGAGACGCCGCATCTCATCATTCCCTACACGCTCGATGCCAACGACATGCGGTTCGCCACGCCACAGGGGTTCAATTCCGGCGACCAGTTTTTCACCTATCTCAAGGACACGTTCGACGTGCTCTATGAGGAGGGTGCCGAGGGGAGCCCGAAAATGATGAATATCGGCCTTCACTGCCGTCTCGTCGGGAGACCCGGGCGGGCAGCGGCGCTGGCACGTTTCGTCGATTACGTGCTGTCCAAGGATAAGGTTTGGATCGCCAAACGGATCGACATCGCCCACCACTGGCATGCACATCACAAGCCGGAGGCTGGCCTATGA
- a CDS encoding DUF1045 domain-containing protein, with translation MRYAICFTPPIHDPLSVAAAEWLGRNVYSGDLCEQLSVAGCSAQDVAFYTAVPRRYGFHGSIKAPFPLAPDRTESALLKAMMRFAGDITPFEIPDLEVSWLGSAFGLSPRVPCEPMTHLAARVVQAFDEFRAPFTEQDIERLDSDKLTAPQFSNLHRWGHPFVMDEFRFHMMLTGPMTAAMRAKMEGPLRAHFEPLLAQPVKVASLALFIEPGAGAPLRVHSQHPLGKLSAHKPTARFAVPSDPTASAATPAREVQMAQAMRRLTTSA, from the coding sequence ATGCGCTACGCCATTTGCTTCACCCCGCCGATCCATGATCCGCTCTCCGTTGCCGCAGCCGAATGGCTGGGGCGAAACGTCTATTCCGGTGACCTTTGCGAGCAACTGTCGGTGGCAGGATGCAGCGCGCAGGATGTCGCCTTCTACACCGCCGTGCCGCGTCGCTACGGCTTCCACGGGTCGATCAAGGCGCCATTTCCTCTGGCGCCGGACCGGACCGAATCAGCACTTCTGAAGGCGATGATGCGGTTTGCCGGCGATATCACCCCGTTCGAGATTCCGGATCTCGAGGTCTCCTGGCTCGGCAGCGCTTTCGGGCTCAGCCCGCGCGTGCCTTGCGAGCCGATGACGCATCTCGCGGCACGGGTCGTCCAGGCCTTCGATGAGTTCCGTGCGCCCTTTACCGAGCAGGATATTGAGCGGCTTGATTCCGACAAGCTGACGGCACCGCAGTTTTCGAACCTGCACCGCTGGGGACATCCTTTCGTCATGGACGAATTCCGGTTCCACATGATGCTGACCGGACCCATGACGGCTGCCATGCGCGCGAAGATGGAAGGGCCGTTGCGGGCGCATTTCGAGCCCCTGCTCGCGCAACCGGTAAAGGTGGCGAGCCTTGCGCTGTTCATCGAGCCCGGGGCGGGCGCGCCGCTGCGCGTGCATTCCCAGCACCCTCTCGGCAAGCTTTCGGCACATAAGCCGACGGCGCGCTTTGCCGTGCCTTCCGATCCCACCGCCTCGGCGGCGACGCCTGCGCGTGAGGTGCAGATGGCGCAGGCCATGCGGCGGCTGACGACGAGCGCCTGA
- a CDS encoding PRC-barrel domain-containing protein: protein MVETHDLIASDKVEGTRVYGADGKRIGSIERLIIGKRSGQVAYAVLGFGGFLGIGEDHYPIPWTKLSYDEELGGYRTQLTREQVEKAPKYRSDDEYDWNRENGRLVYDYYGVPPYWM, encoded by the coding sequence ATCGTCGAGACTCATGATCTTATTGCCAGTGACAAGGTTGAAGGAACGCGCGTCTACGGAGCAGACGGCAAGCGGATCGGCTCGATCGAACGCTTGATCATCGGCAAGCGCAGCGGTCAGGTCGCCTACGCAGTGCTCGGCTTCGGTGGATTTCTTGGCATTGGCGAAGATCATTACCCGATCCCGTGGACGAAGCTCAGCTATGATGAAGAGCTTGGCGGCTACAGGACACAGTTGACCCGCGAGCAGGTCGAGAAAGCTCCGAAGTATCGCAGCGACGACGAATATGACTGGAACCGCGAAAACGGTCGCCTTGTCTACGATTATTACGGTGTGCCGCCCTACTGGATGTAG
- a CDS encoding NAD(P)/FAD-dependent oxidoreductase: protein MADVKTDLVVIGGGIMGLWAALHAARAGLEVLLVERATIGAGASGGLLGALMPHTPDRWNDKKQFQFDALVSLEGEIRRMEAETGLSAGYRRTGRLIPLAKPHLRQIALRQVADADVNWRSGERRFAWSVLDTAPDGLFSSDVVAHGAVFDRLAARVSPRGFLSLLTSVLSGMPNVTIREGCAVREIDPRQGRVVIAEGTVVHAGHIVLAAGVDSFPLIDGLPTLAGGVARPGSGTGVKGQAARLAVDLDPALPILYSDGIYVIAHDAGGVAIGSTSEVDYADPFSTDYRLDDLLVKAERLVPELAGAPILERWAGLRPRAIGRDPMAGPHPDHSRLHLLTGGFKISFGIAHRLAQAVVEGITAHAGDGNGGIVLPQSFRCESHLSP from the coding sequence ATGGCGGATGTTAAGACGGATCTGGTCGTCATCGGCGGGGGCATCATGGGCCTCTGGGCGGCGCTTCATGCGGCGCGCGCGGGGCTTGAGGTGCTGCTCGTGGAGCGGGCGACGATCGGGGCAGGCGCGAGCGGCGGGCTGCTCGGCGCGCTGATGCCGCACACGCCGGACCGCTGGAACGACAAGAAGCAGTTCCAGTTCGATGCGTTGGTTTCGCTGGAGGGCGAGATCCGACGGATGGAGGCCGAGACCGGTCTTTCCGCAGGATACCGGCGAACGGGCCGGCTCATTCCGCTCGCAAAGCCGCATTTACGACAGATCGCGCTGCGGCAGGTGGCGGATGCAGATGTGAACTGGCGAAGCGGCGAGCGCCGCTTTGCCTGGAGCGTTCTGGATACCGCACCGGATGGCCTTTTCTCGTCGGATGTCGTCGCGCACGGAGCCGTTTTCGATCGACTGGCCGCACGTGTTTCGCCGCGCGGATTCCTGAGCCTGTTGACGTCCGTACTCTCTGGTATGCCCAATGTGACCATCCGCGAGGGTTGCGCCGTACGCGAAATTGATCCGCGTCAGGGGCGGGTGGTTATCGCCGAAGGAACCGTGGTCCATGCCGGCCATATCGTGCTGGCGGCGGGCGTCGATAGCTTTCCACTCATCGACGGCTTGCCGACGTTGGCTGGCGGAGTGGCAAGGCCGGGGAGCGGCACGGGCGTCAAGGGGCAGGCGGCGCGGCTGGCGGTCGATCTCGATCCCGCGCTGCCGATCCTTTATTCGGACGGCATCTACGTCATCGCGCATGACGCGGGCGGCGTTGCGATCGGCAGCACCAGCGAGGTAGATTATGCCGATCCGTTTTCGACCGACTATCGGCTCGACGATCTGCTCGTCAAAGCGGAGAGGCTGGTCCCGGAACTGGCGGGCGCGCCGATCCTCGAGCGTTGGGCGGGCCTGCGTCCGAGGGCGATCGGACGGGATCCGATGGCCGGGCCGCATCCGGATCATTCCCGCCTGCATCTCCTGACCGGCGGCTTTAAGATCAGCTTCGGCATCGCACATCGTCTGGCACAGGCCGTGGTGGAGGGGATCACCGCACACGCGGGCGATGGAAACGGGGGTATCGTACTGCCTCAATCATTCCGATGCGAAAGCCATCTTTCTCCCTGA
- the mnmD gene encoding tRNA (5-methylaminomethyl-2-thiouridine)(34)-methyltransferase MnmD — translation MTESHPTKAVEAPTPNHQAPDRQTLDWHTGDMPYSVEFDDHFYCRTDGRLECGHVFLNGNGLPDRWRDRQDISIGELGFGTGLNFCETWRQWKMAEKPADARFAFTSFERFPMQATDIARALSAWPEITDERNGLVAAWPQTLSGSVRLDLANDITLTIVCGPAIDGVAAYAGTIDAWYLDGFAPSRNPDMWSQALMAAVHDRTAPAGTFATYAAAGFVRRNLQSAGFVVERRKGFAGKREMLCGTKPTELARTLYE, via the coding sequence ATGACCGAAAGCCACCCGACGAAAGCCGTTGAAGCCCCGACGCCGAACCATCAGGCGCCGGACCGCCAGACACTCGACTGGCATACCGGCGATATGCCGTATTCCGTTGAATTTGACGATCATTTTTATTGCCGCACGGATGGACGGCTGGAATGCGGTCATGTCTTCCTGAACGGTAATGGCCTGCCGGATCGTTGGCGCGACAGGCAGGACATCTCCATAGGCGAACTCGGTTTCGGCACCGGTCTCAATTTCTGCGAAACATGGCGGCAATGGAAGATGGCTGAGAAACCGGCCGACGCCCGCTTCGCCTTCACCTCGTTCGAGCGTTTCCCGATGCAGGCTACAGACATCGCGCGCGCCCTCTCCGCCTGGCCCGAGATCACGGACGAGCGCAACGGGCTGGTTGCCGCATGGCCGCAGACGCTGTCCGGCAGCGTCCGTCTCGACCTCGCAAACGACATCACGCTCACCATCGTCTGCGGCCCGGCCATCGACGGCGTTGCAGCCTATGCCGGCACGATCGACGCCTGGTACCTCGACGGCTTCGCACCCTCGCGCAATCCCGACATGTGGTCGCAGGCGCTCATGGCAGCGGTGCACGACCGCACGGCGCCAGCCGGCACGTTTGCCACCTACGCCGCCGCCGGTTTCGTGCGCCGCAATCTGCAGTCAGCGGGCTTCGTGGTGGAGCGCCGCAAGGGCTTTGCCGGCAAGCGGGAAATGTTGTGCGGCACCAAGCCAACGGAGCTTGCACGCACCCTGTACGAATGA
- a CDS encoding DEAD/DEAH box helicase, whose amino-acid sequence MTNFSSLGLSEQMVANLTLEGFTVPTPIQAEAIPLVLAGHDLIGLAQTGTGKTAAFGLPMIERMLADGKRADPRNVRALILAPTRELVNQIAANLKVFVKKSPLRIGLVVGGASINKQTQQLERGVEILVATPGRLLDLLNRKAVTLTTARYLVLDEADQMLDLGFIHDLRKISKLVPKNRQTLLFSATMPKAIADLAGDYLTDPKRVEVATAGKAADKIEQFVHFVNGKDGKVTLLKQSLTANPDGRAIVFSRTKHGAEKLMKHLESVGYSAASIHGNKSQGQRERALKAFRDGEIKVLVATDVAARGIDIPGITHVYNYDLPEVAEAYVHRIGRTARAGRDGIAIAFCAPDEARLLRDIEKLMGMTITVASGEAPANISRAPAARNARGNGGRGSNNEGRNGQGRGENRGGQGRNDGRNENRGGENNRPARVAQAPSPFAGDDLLAGDDSARREHRKGQGPAAQAAHQAALAKRNGNRNGRPGGAPRTSSRGPRPAAGSPGAQAAQRREGSRREEA is encoded by the coding sequence TTGACCAATTTTTCTTCCCTTGGCCTCTCCGAGCAGATGGTTGCGAACCTTACCCTTGAAGGTTTCACCGTGCCGACGCCGATTCAGGCCGAAGCCATTCCGCTCGTTCTCGCAGGTCATGACCTCATTGGCCTCGCACAGACCGGCACCGGCAAGACCGCTGCGTTCGGCCTGCCGATGATCGAGCGCATGCTCGCCGATGGCAAGCGCGCCGATCCGCGCAACGTGCGCGCCCTGATCCTCGCCCCGACCCGCGAACTGGTGAACCAGATCGCCGCCAACCTGAAGGTCTTCGTCAAGAAGAGCCCGCTGCGCATCGGCCTCGTCGTCGGCGGCGCCTCCATCAACAAGCAAACCCAGCAGCTGGAACGCGGTGTCGAGATCCTCGTCGCCACCCCCGGCCGCCTGCTCGACCTTCTCAACCGCAAGGCCGTGACGCTGACCACCGCGCGCTATCTCGTGCTCGACGAAGCCGACCAGATGCTGGACCTCGGCTTCATCCACGACCTGCGCAAAATCTCCAAGCTCGTTCCTAAGAACCGCCAGACCCTGCTGTTCTCGGCAACCATGCCGAAGGCGATCGCGGATCTGGCCGGCGACTACCTGACCGACCCGAAGCGCGTCGAAGTGGCAACAGCCGGCAAGGCTGCCGACAAGATCGAGCAGTTCGTGCATTTCGTCAACGGCAAGGACGGCAAGGTCACGCTGCTGAAGCAGTCGCTGACGGCAAACCCCGATGGCCGCGCCATCGTCTTCTCGCGCACCAAGCATGGCGCCGAAAAGCTGATGAAGCATCTGGAATCGGTCGGTTATTCCGCAGCCTCCATCCACGGCAACAAGAGCCAGGGCCAGCGCGAGCGCGCCCTCAAGGCCTTCCGTGACGGCGAGATCAAGGTTCTGGTCGCCACCGACGTCGCCGCACGCGGCATCGACATTCCCGGCATCACCCATGTCTACAACTACGATCTGCCGGAAGTCGCCGAAGCCTATGTTCACCGCATCGGCCGTACGGCTCGTGCCGGCCGCGACGGCATCGCCATCGCCTTCTGCGCACCGGACGAAGCTCGCCTGCTGCGCGACATCGAGAAGCTGATGGGCATGACCATAACGGTCGCCAGCGGCGAAGCGCCGGCCAACATCTCCCGCGCACCGGCAGCCCGCAATGCGCGCGGCAATGGCGGCCGTGGCAGCAACAATGAAGGTCGCAACGGCCAGGGCCGTGGCGAGAACCGCGGTGGCCAGGGGCGCAATGACGGTCGCAACGAGAACCGTGGCGGCGAGAACAACCGCCCGGCCCGCGTGGCACAGGCACCGAGCCCGTTTGCAGGCGACGACCTGCTGGCCGGTGACGACAGCGCGCGCCGCGAGCACCGCAAGGGCCAGGGTCCTGCCGCACAGGCCGCCCATCAGGCAGCCCTTGCCAAGCGCAACGGCAACCGGAACGGCCGCCCGGGCGGCGCACCCCGCACCTCCAGCCGCGGCCCTCGCCCGGCAGCCGGTAGCCCGGGCGCACAGGCAGCCCAGCGCCGCGAAGGCTCGCGCCGCGAAGAAGCGTAA
- a CDS encoding circularly permuted type 2 ATP-grasp protein, with translation MMNADNTPRPPYTTYNEWYANQDRARLIAKSKEAENIFRKTGITFAVYGHADSAEKLIPFDIIPRIISAREWRRLAQGIEQRVLALNAFLDDIYHKQEIIKAGRIPRELIEKNDAFLPQMVGMRPPGGVYTHIVGTDIVRTGEDQFYVLEDNARTPSGVSYMLENRETMMQMFPELFYQNRVQPVENYPYLLRHSLAAVAPPGCEGKPRVAVLTPGIYNSAYYEHAFLADMMGVELVEGSDLRVIDGKVRMRTTRGYEAIDVLYRRVDDDYLDPLTFKPESALGIPGIMDVYRAGNITIANAPGTGICDDKAIYSYMPEIVEFYTGQKALLENVPTWRCSEPSSLQYVLDNLADLVVKEVHGSGGYGMLVGPTASKKERALFADKLKTRPSNYIAQPTLSLSTVPIMVNKGIAPRHVDLRPYVLVSDKVQIIPGGLTRVALKAGSLVVNSSQGGGTKDTWVLED, from the coding sequence ATGATGAATGCGGACAACACTCCGCGACCGCCTTACACGACATATAACGAGTGGTATGCCAACCAGGACAGAGCCCGCCTGATCGCCAAGTCGAAAGAGGCCGAGAACATCTTCCGCAAGACCGGCATCACCTTTGCCGTGTACGGTCATGCCGACAGCGCCGAAAAGCTCATCCCGTTCGACATCATCCCGCGCATCATCTCCGCGCGTGAATGGCGCCGCCTTGCGCAGGGCATCGAGCAGCGCGTGCTGGCGCTCAACGCCTTTCTTGACGACATCTACCACAAGCAGGAAATCATCAAGGCCGGCCGCATTCCGCGCGAGCTGATCGAGAAGAACGACGCCTTTCTGCCGCAGATGGTCGGCATGCGGCCGCCGGGCGGGGTCTACACCCACATCGTCGGCACCGATATCGTGCGCACCGGCGAAGACCAATTCTACGTTCTCGAGGACAATGCACGCACGCCTTCCGGCGTCAGCTACATGCTCGAAAACCGCGAAACGATGATGCAGATGTTCCCCGAGCTGTTCTACCAGAACCGCGTCCAGCCGGTGGAAAACTACCCCTATCTGCTGCGCCATTCGCTGGCCGCCGTGGCGCCTCCCGGCTGCGAGGGCAAGCCCCGCGTCGCCGTGCTCACGCCGGGCATCTACAATTCCGCCTATTACGAACACGCCTTCCTCGCGGACATGATGGGCGTCGAGCTGGTCGAAGGCTCGGACCTTCGCGTCATCGACGGCAAGGTGCGCATGCGCACCACGCGCGGCTACGAGGCGATCGACGTGCTCTACCGCCGTGTGGACGACGATTACCTCGATCCTCTGACCTTCAAGCCGGAATCCGCGCTTGGCATTCCCGGCATCATGGATGTCTACCGCGCCGGCAACATCACCATCGCCAACGCCCCCGGCACCGGGATTTGCGACGACAAGGCGATCTACTCCTACATGCCCGAGATCGTGGAGTTCTACACAGGCCAGAAGGCGCTGCTCGAGAACGTGCCGACATGGCGATGTTCCGAGCCTTCGAGCCTGCAATATGTGCTCGACAACCTCGCCGACCTTGTCGTGAAAGAGGTCCACGGCTCCGGCGGCTACGGCATGCTGGTCGGCCCGACGGCCTCCAAGAAAGAACGTGCGCTGTTTGCCGACAAGCTGAAGACGCGTCCGAGCAACTACATCGCCCAGCCGACCTTATCCCTCTCGACCGTACCGATCATGGTCAACAAGGGCATCGCGCCGCGCCATGTCGATCTCCGACCTTATGTGCTGGTGTCCGACAAGGTGCAGATCATTCCCGGCGGCTTGACCCGCGTGGCCCTGAAGGCCGGCTCTCTGGTGGTGAATTCCAGCCAGGGTGGCGGCACGAAGGACACTTGGGTACTGGAGGACTGA
- a CDS encoding alpha-E domain-containing protein, giving the protein MLGRTANGLYWMFRYIERAENSARLVDAGLRMSLTRSHLGEDNWESVLQSSGVIDIYEQRYESATSADAVDFLLRETTNPSSVLSCIEAARSNARMVRTALTRETWEAVNECYLDLKSMLARRVKAADLPEVIDAIKRKTGLIRGAFHGTMLRNDLFNFSRIGTFIERADNTARILDVKYYVLLPAVSQVGTAIDNVQWESILRSVSAHRSYGWVYEAEYKAANIADFLILNGRMPRSLAYCYDKINSNLGYLEREYGERHSAHETSGNTLKSLRNCSIKDVMDQGLHEYIETFIIQNNRLSQEISDGYRFY; this is encoded by the coding sequence ATGCTTGGAAGAACCGCAAACGGCCTTTACTGGATGTTCCGCTATATCGAGCGGGCCGAAAACAGCGCCCGCCTCGTGGATGCCGGACTGCGCATGTCCCTCACCCGCTCGCATCTCGGCGAAGACAACTGGGAAAGCGTGCTTCAGAGCTCGGGCGTCATCGACATTTACGAACAACGCTACGAAAGCGCGACCAGCGCCGACGCCGTCGATTTCCTGCTGCGCGAGACGACCAATCCGTCGAGCGTGCTGTCCTGTATCGAAGCCGCCCGCAGCAATGCCCGCATGGTGCGCACCGCCCTGACGCGCGAAACATGGGAGGCGGTCAATGAGTGTTATCTCGATCTCAAATCCATGCTCGCCCGCCGTGTGAAGGCCGCCGACCTGCCGGAGGTCATCGACGCCATCAAGCGCAAAACGGGCCTCATCCGTGGTGCGTTCCACGGCACGATGCTGCGGAACGACCTGTTCAACTTCTCGCGCATCGGCACCTTCATCGAGCGCGCCGATAACACCGCCCGCATTCTCGACGTGAAATACTACGTCCTGCTGCCGGCCGTCTCGCAAGTGGGTACCGCCATCGACAACGTGCAATGGGAGTCGATCCTGCGCTCCGTCTCGGCCCATCGCAGCTATGGCTGGGTGTACGAGGCGGAATACAAGGCGGCGAACATCGCCGATTTCCTCATCCTTAACGGTCGCATGCCGCGCTCGCTCGCCTATTGCTACGACAAGATCAACAGCAATCTCGGTTATCTCGAACGGGAATACGGCGAGCGGCACAGCGCGCATGAAACGTCTGGGAACACGCTGAAATCGCTGCGGAACTGCTCGATCAAGGACGTGATGGATCAGGGCCTGCACGAGTATATCGAGACGTTCATCATCCAGAACAATCGTCTGAGCCAAGAAATCTCCGACGGCTACCGGTTCTATTGA
- a CDS encoding transglutaminase family protein produces the protein MRLKITHTTEYSYAEPVSYSLQRLRLTPFTQPGQTVLNWETSVEGAKVEVGYEDHFANRVTLVSVMGDQIRMRIVARGEVETEDRAGVFGPHQSYIPLWLFQRDTPLTKRTKQIRDLAKSQSGDGVLAQMHNLMGAIHQAVAFEPGSTGTETTADEALTRGIGVCQDHAHIFIACARSVGLPSRYVSGYLMMDDRIEQTATHAWAEAHLPGLGWVGFDAANDVCPDERYVRIATGLDYRDAAPISGLVHGAANETLTVALTVEQQGQSQSQS, from the coding sequence ATGCGACTGAAAATCACCCATACGACCGAATACAGCTATGCGGAGCCGGTCAGCTACTCGCTGCAACGGCTCCGCCTCACGCCCTTCACCCAGCCGGGACAGACCGTTCTGAACTGGGAGACATCGGTGGAAGGCGCGAAGGTGGAGGTCGGTTACGAGGATCATTTCGCCAACCGCGTCACCCTCGTCAGCGTCATGGGAGACCAGATCCGCATGCGCATCGTGGCGCGCGGCGAGGTCGAGACGGAGGATCGCGCCGGGGTATTCGGGCCACACCAGTCCTACATCCCGCTCTGGCTCTTCCAGCGCGACACACCGCTGACCAAGCGGACGAAGCAGATCCGCGATCTCGCCAAGTCCCAATCCGGCGACGGTGTCCTCGCGCAGATGCACAACCTCATGGGCGCGATCCACCAGGCCGTCGCCTTCGAGCCGGGATCGACCGGCACGGAAACGACGGCGGACGAGGCGCTGACCCGCGGTATCGGCGTCTGTCAGGACCACGCCCACATCTTCATCGCCTGCGCCCGCTCGGTCGGCCTGCCCTCCCGCTACGTCTCCGGCTATCTGATGATGGACGACCGCATCGAGCAGACCGCCACCCATGCCTGGGCCGAAGCCCACCTTCCCGGCCTCGGCTGGGTCGGCTTCGACGCAGCCAACGACGTCTGCCCCGACGAACGCTACGTCCGCATCGCCACCGGCCTGGACTACCGCGATGCAGCCCCGATCTCGGGACTGGTCCACGGGGCCGCGAACGAAACGCTGACGGTGGCGTTAACGGTGGAACAGCAGGGGCAGAGCCAGAGTCAGAGTTGA